A genomic stretch from Taeniopygia guttata chromosome 9, bTaeGut7.mat, whole genome shotgun sequence includes:
- the GK5 gene encoding glycerol kinase 5 produces MPCGQPDSGAAPARYVLGVDVGSTVVKCHVYDRAAAVRGSSYRKVESLYPRPGWVELDPEVLWSQFIGVIKEAVQAAGLHMRQIAGLGISTQRGTFITWHKRTGKPFHNFISWQDLRSAELVNSWNNSLLLKVIHVIFTVLHFLTGSDRYLAPSFLTFSTHQASMKLSWVFKNIHEAEEAAKKNNCCFGTVDTWLLYRLTKGSVYATDYSNASSTGIFEPFMKCWNPTLCNLLSIPVSIYPSVRDTSFNFGSTDSEIFGVPIPVMAMVADQQSAMFGECCFHPGDVKLTMGTGGFWNVNTGEHLFASRGSLYPLIGWKIGEEVVYLTEGSISDVGTAIKWALDIELFTNVDETAKMAQSTADSQGVCFIPGFQVSGDDPYLCASFMGLKPSTNRNHLVRAILESVAFRNKLLYDIIVKKVHIPLRTIRADGGVSNNSFVMQMTSDLINKKIEKPANVEMSSLGAAFLAGLASGFWTDKKQLKKLRRIEAVFEPQKDSEEYRPAMDAWLQAMKHSPHW; encoded by the exons ATGCCGTGCGGGCAGCCCGACAGCGGGGCCGCCCCGGCGCGGTACGTGCTGGGGGTGGACGTGGGCAGCACGGTGGTGAAGTGCCACGTCTACGACCGGGCGGCCGCCGTCAGGGGCTCCAGCTACAGGAAG GTAGAATCACTTTATCCTCGTCCTGGATGGGTTGAATTAGATCCTGAAGTGCTGTGGAGTCAATTTATTGGTGTAATAAAAGAGGCTGTACAAG CTGCAGGACTTCACATGAGGCAAATTGCTGGTCTTGGCATCTCCACCCAGAGAGGAACTTTCATTACATGGCACAA GAGGACAGGGAAACCTTTTCATAATTTCATAAGTTGGCAAGACTTAAGAAGTGCTGAACTTGTGAATTCCTGGAATAATTCCCTTCTGCTGAAG gTAATCCATGTTATTTTTACAGTGCTTCATTTCTTGACTGGGAGTGATCGATATTTGGCACCCAGTTTTCTTACTTTTTCAACACATCAAGCTTCTATGAAGTTGTCAtgggtttttaaaaacatacatGAG gctgaagaagctgccaaaaaaaacaactgctGCTTTGGAACGGTTGACACATGGTTACTGTATAGATTAACTAAAG GTTCTGTGTATGCTACAGATTACTCAAATGCCAGTTCCACAGGCATTTTTGAACCCTTTATG aaatgttgGAATCCCACTTTGTGTAATCTACTTTCTATTCCAGTGTCTATTTATCCATCAGTGAGAGACACAAG CTTCAACTTTGGATCAACTGACTCTGAAATATTTGGGGTACCTATTCCAGTAATGGCAATG GTAGCTGATCAGCAGTCAGCTATGTTTGGAGAATGCTGCTTTCACCCAGGAGATGTTAAACTGACAATGGGAACAGGTGGCTTCTGGAATGTGAATACTGGAGAGCATCTCTTTGCATCACGGGGAA GTCTTTATCCACTGATCGGTTGGAAGATTGGGGAAGAAGTTGTTTATTTAACTGAAGGCTCTATATCGGACGTCGGCACTGCCATAAAATGGGCTCTGGATATAG AACTTTTCACCAATGTAGATGAAACGGCAAAAATGGCACAGAGTACTGCTGATTCTCAAGGTGTTTGTTTCATTCCAGGTTTTCAG GTTTCTGGGGATGACCCATATTTATGTGCCTCTTTCATGGGGCTGAAACCTTCCACTAACAGAAACCATCTTGTTCGAGCTATATTGGAATCTGTAGCTTTCAG aaacaaactGCTTTATGATATCATTGTGAAGAAGGTGCACATTCCTCTTCGAACTATTCG AGCTGATGGAGGTGTCAGTAATAATAGTTTTGTCATGCAGATGACATCAGATTTAATTaataagaaaatagaaaaacctGCAAATGTGGAAATGTCTAGTCTTGGTGCAGCTTTTCTAGCAGGCCTTGCTTCAG GATTTTGGACAGACAAAAAACAACTCAAGAAGCTAAGGCGAATAGAAGCAGTGTTTGAGCCCCAAAAGGATTCAGAGGAATACAGACCTGCTATGGATGCATGGCTGCAAGCAATGAAACACTCACCACACTGGTAg